A region of Saimiri boliviensis isolate mSaiBol1 chromosome 10, mSaiBol1.pri, whole genome shotgun sequence DNA encodes the following proteins:
- the EPHA1 gene encoding ephrin type-A receptor 1: MERRWPLGLGLVLLFCAPLPPGARAKEVTLMDTSKAQGELGWLLDPPEDGWSEGQQMLNGTPLYMYQDCPVQGRGDIDHWLRSNWIYRGEEASRVHVELQFTVRDCKSFPGGAGPLGCKETFNLLYMESDHDVGIQLRRPLFHKVTTVAADQSFTIRDLASGSVKLNVERCSLGHLTRRGLYLAFHNPGACVALVSVRVFYQRCPETLNGLAQFPDTLPGPAGLVEVAGTCLPHARASSRPSGTPRMHCSPDGEWLVPVGRCHCEPGYEESGSGEGCIACPSGSYRMDMDTPHCLMCPQHSTAESEGATICTCDSGHYRASGEGPQVACTRPPSVPQNLSFSASGTQLSLHWEPPADMGGRQDVRYNVRCFQCQDTAQDEGPCQPCAGGVHFSPGAQGLTTPAVRVNGLEPYANYTFNVEAQNGVSGLGSSGHASTSLSISMGHAESLSGLSLRLVKKEPRQLELTWAGSRPRSPGGNLSYELHVLNQDEERHQMVLEPRVLLTELQPDTTYIVRVRMLTPLGPGPFSPDHEFRTSPPVSRGLTGGEIVAIIFGLLLGAGLLLGILVFRSRRAQRRQRQRQRDRVTDVDREDKVWLKPYVDLQAYEDPAQGALDFTRELDPAWLMVDTVIGEGEFGEVYRGTLRLPSQDCKTVAIKTLKDTSPDGQWWNFLREATIMGQFSHPHILHLEGVVTKRKPIMIITEFMENGALDAFLREREDQLAPGQLVAMLQGIASGMNYLSNRKYVHRDLAARNILVNQNLCCKVSDFGLTRLLNDFDGTYETQGGKIPIRWTAPEAIARRIFTTASDVWSFGIVMWEVLSFGDKPYGEMNNQEVMKSIEEGYRLPPPVDCPAPLYELMKNCWAYDSARRPHFHKLQAHLEQLLANPHSLRTIANFDPRVTLRLPSLSGSDGIPYRSVSEWLESIRMKRYILHFHSAGLDTMECVLELTAEDLTQMGITLPGHQKRILCSIQGFKD; encoded by the exons ATGGAGCGGCGCTGGCCCCTGGGGCTCGGGCTGGTGCTGCTGTTCTGCGCCCCGCTGCCCCCGGGGGCGCGCGCCAAGGAAG TTACTCTGATGGACACAAGCAAGGCACAGGGAGAGCTGGGCTGGCTGCTGGATCCCCCAGAAGATGGG TGGAGTGAGGGGCAGCAGATGCTGAATGGGACACCCCTGTACATGTACCAGGACTGCCCAGTGCAAGGACGAGGAGACATCGACCACTGGCTTCGCTCCAATTGGATCTACCGCGGGGAGGAGGCTTCCCGTGTCCATGTGGAGCTTCAGTTCACCGTGCGGGACTGCAAGAGTTTCCCTGGGGGAGCTGGGCCTCTGGGCTGCAAGGAGACCTTCAACCTTCTGTACATGGAGAGTGACCATGATGTGGGCATTCAGCTCCGACGGCCCTTGTTCCATAAG GTAACCACGGTGGCTGCAGACCAGAGCTTCACCATTCGAGACCTCGCATCTGGCTCCGTGAAGCTGAATGTGGAGCGTTGCTCCCTGGGCCACCTGACCCGCCGTGGTCTCTACCTTGCTTTCCACAACCCGGGTGCCTGTGTGGCCCTAGTGTCTGTCCGGGTCTTCTACCAGCGCTGTCCTGAGACCCTAAATGGCTTGGCCCAATTCCCTGACACTCTGCCTGGCCCTGCTGGTTTGGTGGAAGTGGCAGGGACCTGCCTGCCCCATGCGCGGGCCAGCTCCAGGCCCTCAGGCACACCCCGCATGCACTGCAGCCCTGACGGCGAGTGGCTGGTGCCTGTGGGACGGTGCCACTGTGAGCCTGGCTATGAGGAAAGTGGCAGTGGCGAGGGATGCATTG CCTGCCCTAGTGGCTCCTACCGGATGGACATGGACACACCCCATTGTCTCATgtgcccccagcacagcacagctgaaTCTGAGGGTGCTACCATCTGTACCTGTGACAGCGGCCATTACAGAGCTTCTGGGGAGGGCCCCCAGGTGGCATGCACAC GTCCCCCCTCAGTCCCCCAAAACCTGAGCTTCTCTGCATCAGGGACCCAGCTCTCCCTGCATTGGGAACCCCCAGCAGATATGGGGGGACGCCAGGATGTCAGATACAATGTGAGATGTTTCCAGTGTCAGGACACAGCACAGGACGAGGGGCCCTGCCAGCCCTGTGCAGGAGGCGTGCACTTCTCTCCGGGGGCCCAGGGGCTCACCACACCTGCGGTGCGTGTCAATGGCCTTGAACCTTACGCCAACTACACCTTTAACGTTGAAGCCCAGAATGGAGTGTCAGGGCTGGGCAGCTCTGGCCATGCCAGTACCTCACTCAGCATCAGCATGGGGCATGCAG AGTCACTGTCAGGCTTGTCTCTGAGACTGGTGAAGAAAGAACCGAGACAGCTGGAGCTGACCTGGGCAGGATCCCGGCCCCGAAGCCCTGGGGGGAACCTGAGCTACGAGTTGCACGTGCTGAACCAG GACGAAGAACGGCACCAGATGGTTCTAGAACCCAGGGTCTTGCTGACAGAGCTGCAGCCTGACACCACGTACATCGTCAGAGTGCGAATGCTGACCCCACTGGGTCCTGGCCCCTTCTCCCCTGATCATGAGTTTCGGACCAGCCCACCAG TGTCCAGGGGCCTGACCGGAGGAGAGATCGTGGCCATCATCTTTGGGCTGCTGCTTGGTGCAGGCTTGCTGCTTGGGATTCTCGTCTTCCGGTCCAG GAGAGCCCAGCGGCGGCAGCGGCAGAGGCAGCGCGACCGCGTCACCGATGTGGATCGGG AGGACAAGGTGTGGCTGAAGCCCTATGTGGACCTCCAGGCATACGAGGACCCTGCACAGGGAGCCTTGGACTTTACCCGGGAGCTTGATCCAGCCTGGCTGATGGTAGACACTGTCATAGGTGAAG gAGAGTTTGGGGAAGTGTATCGAGGGACCTTGAGGCTCCCCAGCCAGGACTGCAAGACTGTGGCCATTAAGACCTTAAAAGACACATCCCCAGATGGCCAGTGGTGGAACTTCCTTCGAGAGGCGACCATCATGGGCCAGTTTAGCCACCCACATATTCTGCATCTGGAAGGCGTCGTCACAAAGA GAAAGCCCATCATGATCATCACAGAATTTATGGAGAATGGAGCCCTGGATGCCTTCCTGagg GAGCGGGAGGACCAGCTTGCCCCTGGGCAGCTAGTGGCCATGCTGCAGGGCATAGCATCTGGCATGAACTACCTCAGTAATCGCAAGTATGTCCACCGGGACCTGGCTGCCAGAAACATCTTGGTGAATCAAAACCTGTGCTGCAAGGTGTCTGACTTTGGCCTGACTCGCCTCCTGAATGACTTTGATGGCACGTACGAAACCCAG GGAGGAAAGATCCCTATCCGTTGGACAGCCCCTGAAGCCATTGCCCGTCGAATCTTCACCACAGCCAGTGACGTGTGGAGCTTTGGGATTGTGATGTGGGAGGTGCTGAGTTTTGGGGACAAGCCTTATGGGGAGATGAACAATCAGGAG GTCATGAAGAGCATTGAGGAGGGGTACCGGTTGCCCCCTCCTGTGGACTGCCCTGCCCCTCTCTATGAGCTCATGAAGAActgctgggcatacgacagtgcccGCCGGCCACACTTCCACAAGCTTCAGGCACATCTGGAGCAACTGCTTGCCAACCCCCACTCCCTGCGGACCATTGCCAACTTTGACCCCAG GGTGACTCTTCGCCTGCCCAGCCTGAGCGGCTCAGATGGGATCCCGTATCGGAGCGTCTCTGAGTGGCTCGAGTCCATACGCATGAAACGCTACATCCTGCACTTCCACTCGGCTGGGCTGGACACCATGGAGTGTGTGCTGGAGCTGACCGCTGA GGACCTGACGCAGATGGGAATCACACTGCCCGGGCACCAGAAGCGAATTCTTTGCAGTATTCAGGGATTCAAGGACTGA